Proteins from a single region of Lepus europaeus isolate LE1 chromosome 4, mLepTim1.pri, whole genome shotgun sequence:
- the TLX3 gene encoding T-cell leukemia homeobox protein 3: MEAPASAQTPHPHEPISFGIDQILNSPDQDSAPAPRGPDGASYLGGPPGGRPGATYPSLPASFAGLGAPFEDAGSYSVNLSLAPAGVIRVPAHRPLPGAVPPPLPSALPAMPSVPTVSSLGGLNFPWMESSRRFVKDRFTAAAALTPFTVTRRIGHPYQNRTPPKRKKPRTSFSRVQICELEKRFHRQKYLASAERAALAKSLKMTDAQVKTWFQNRRTKWRRQTAEEREAERQQASRLMLQLQHDAFQKSLNDSIQPDPLCLHNSSLFALQNLQPWEEDSSKVPAVTSLV, translated from the exons ATGGAGGCGCCCGCCAGCGCGCAGACCCCGCACCCGCACGAGCCCATCAGCTTCGGCATCGACCAGATCCTCAACAGCCCGGACCAGGACAGCGCGCCGGCCCCGCGGGGCCCCGACGGCGCCAGCTACCTGGGAGGGCCCCCCGGGGGCCGTCCAGGCGCCACATACCCGTCGCTGCCCGCCTCCTTTGCCGGCCTCGGCGCGCCCTTCGAGGACGCGGGATCTTACAGTGTCAACCTAAGCCTAGCGCCCGCCGGCGTGATCCGGGTGCCGGCGCACAGGCCGCTGCCCGGGGCCGTGCCGCCGCCTCTGCCAAGCGCGCTGCCCGCCATGCCCTCCGTGCCCACAGTCTCCAGCCTGGGCGGCCTCAACTTCCCCTGGATGGAGAGCAGCCGCCGCTTCGTGAAAGACCGCTTCACAG CGGCGGCCGCGCTCACGCCCTTCACCGTGACCCGGCGCATCGGCCACCCCTACCAGAACCGGACGCCGCCCAAGCGTAAGAAGCCGCGCACGTCCTTCTCCCGGGTGCAGATCTGCGAGCTGGAAAAGCGCTTCCACcgccagaagtacctggcttcggCCGAGAGGGCGGCGCTCGCCAAGTCCCTCAAAATGACGGACGCGCAGGTCAAGACCTGGTTCCAAAACCGGAGGACCAAGTGGCG GCGGCAGACGGCGGAGGAGCGGGAGGCGGAGCGGCAGCAGGCGAGCCGGCTCATGCTGCAGCTGCAACACGACGCCTTCCAAAAGAGCCTCAACGACTCCATCCAACCCGATCCGCTCTGTCTGCACAACTCATCGCTTTTCGCGCTGCAGAATCTACAGCCCTGGGAGGAGGACAGCTCCAAGGTCCCCGCCGTCACCTCGCTGGTGTGA